One genomic segment of Myripristis murdjan chromosome 20, fMyrMur1.1, whole genome shotgun sequence includes these proteins:
- the u2surp gene encoding U2 snRNP-associated SURP motif-containing protein isoform X2 → MADRTSAGSQKASAKALLESKLKSFSIGKMAVAKRTLSKKEQDEIKKKEDERAAAEIYEEFLAAFEGGGEGKVKAFVRGGIANATKEEAAADDKRGKLYKPKSRFETQTKSFLPLETPPQFLAVDKRHPPKKGNEKEKKKSNLELFKEELKQIQEERDERHKMKGRVSRFEPLSGMDGRRSSDGSSRRNRPSSVLDDSAPGSHDVGDPSTTNLYLGNINPQMNEEMLCQEFGRYGPLASVKIMWPRTDEERARERNCGFVAFMNRRDAERALKNLNGKMIMNFEMKLGWGKGVPIPPHPIYIPPSMMEHTLPPPPSGLPFNAQPRERLKNPNAALLPPPKNKEEFDKTLSQAIVKVVIPTERNLLSLIHRMIEFVVREGPMFEAMIMNREINNPMYRFLFENQSPAHVYYRWKLYSILQGEAPAKWRTEDFRMFKNGSLWRPPPLNPYLHGPYDDGDEEEEEEEASKKGCLKEEERDKLEEILRGLTPRKGDIAEAMLFCLSHAEAAEEIVECITESLSILKTPLPKKIARLYLVSDVLYNSSAKVANASYYRKYFETKLCQIFSDLNATYKTIQGHLQCENFKQRVMSCFRAWEDWAVYPDPFLIKLQNIFLGLVNLSADKESPGLIVEAEPAEDIDGAPIGEYVDGAPLEDVDGVPIDSGAIDGAPIDGAPLDDLDGVPIKPMEEDIDGVPLDQSKEATFKVAPSKWEAVDESELEAQAVTTSKWEIFEQPEETKKDEEESDDDDKSPRSEDPQSYSNPIRDDTDVKAKISEMNEEKRTKLREIEVKVMKFQDELESGKRPKKPGQSIQEQVEHYRDKLLQKEKEKEKLEREKEREKKEKEKTEARLKDLKKEKEKEDTPTRKERKRRHSGSPSPSRSSSRRGRSPSPRSERSERSERSDRSYSKDVSSRSSHKDSPRSSNKKSSKRSPSSPRTPKRSRRSRSRTPKKSAKKSRSKSRSPHRSHKKSKKSKH, encoded by the exons ATGGCGGACCGAACGTCTGCTGGCTCTCAAAAAGCTAGCGCTAAG GCGCTGCTTGAGAGCAAACTCAAGTCTTTCAGCATTGGTAAAATGGCAGTTGCAAAGAGAACCCTGAGCAAAAAGGAGCaagatgaaataaagaaaaag gaGGATGAGCGGGCGGCTGCAGAGATTTATGAGGAGTTCCTTGCTGCTTttgagggaggtggagagggcaAGGTGAAGGCGTTCGTCCGTGGTGGTATTGCAAATGCAACAAAAG aggaggctgctgctgatgaCAAGAGGGGGAAGCTGTACAAGCCCAAGTCCCGTTTTGAAACCCAAACCAAGAGCTTCTTACCGTTGGAAACCCCTCCCCAGTTTTTAGCAGTAGATAAAAGACAT CCTCCGAAGAAAggcaatgaaaaagaaaagaagaagagtaACCTGGAGCTCTTCAAAGAAGAACTTAAACA AATACAGGAAGAAAGGGATGAAAGGCACAAGATGAAAGGACGCGTCAGTCGCTTTGAACCTCTCTCTGGAATGGATGGAAGACGATCGT CGGATGGTTCTTCAAGAAGAAACCGTCCGTCCAGTG tttTAGATGACTCTGCGCCAGGTTCCCATGATGTTGGAGACCCATCCACTACTAACTTGTATCTCGGAAACATCAATCCCCAG ATGAATGAGGAGATGCTGTGTCAAGAGTTTGGCCGTTATGGCCCACTGGCCAGTGTGAAGATCATGTGGCCAAGGACGGACGAGGAGAGGGCTCGGGAGAGGAACTGTGGCTTTGTGGCCTTCATGAACAGGAGGGATGCTGAGCGAGCACTCAAGAATCTAAATG GAAAGATGATAATGAACTTTGAGATGAAGCTGGGATGGGGCAAAGGTGTGCCCATTCCTCCACACCCCATCTACATCCCTCCTTCCATGATGGAGCAcacactccccccacccccctctggCCTGCCCTTCAACGCCCAGCCCCGTGAGAGGCTGAAGAACCCCAATGCTGCCCTGCTTCCTCCGCCCAAAAACAAGGAGGAGTTTGACAAG ACTCTGTCGCAAGCCATAGTCAAAGTGGTTATCCCAACAGAAAG gaatttgctctctctcatccaccgAATGATCGAGTTTGTGGTGCGTGAGGGCCCAATGTTTGAAGCCATGATAATGAACAGAGAAATCAACAATCCCATGTACAG atttttatttgaaaaccaGAGTCCAGCACACGTGTACTACCGATGGAAACTCTACTCCATACTACAG GGTGAAGCACCAGCCAAATGGCGAACAGAGGACTTCAGGATGTTTAAGAACGGTTCTTTGTGGCGTCCCCCTCCCCTCAATCCTTACCTCCACGGCCCttatgatgatggtgatgaggaggaggaagaggaggaggccagTAAGAAAGGCTGCTTGAAAGAAGA AGAGCGGGATAAACTGGAGGAGATTCTGCGAGGCTTGACTCCCAGGAAGGGAGACATAGCTGAAGCAATGCTGTTCTGTCTCAGCCACGCTGAGGCTGCTGAGGAGATTGTGGAGTGCATCACAGAGTCCCTCTCCATTCTCAAGACCCCTCTCCCCAAGAAG ATTGCACGGTTATATCTAGTTTCTGATGTGCTGTACAACTCTTCTGCCAAAGTTGCTAACGCGTCTTACTACAGAAAATA TTTTGAGACCAAGCTCTGCCAGATCTTCTCAGACCTCAACGCGACATACAAAACGATACAGGGTCATCTTCAGTGTGAGAACTTTAAG CAACGGGTGATGTCATGTTTCCGGGCGTGGGAGGATTGGGCAGTGTACCCAGACCCCTTCCTTATCAAACTGCAGAACATCTTTCTAGGCCTGGTCAACCTCTCAGCAGACAAAGAGTCTCCTGGGCTCATAGTGGAG GCTGAGCCAGCAGAGGACATTGATGGGGCTCCTATTGGGGAGTATGTTGATGGGGCTCCACTGGAGGATGTGGACGGAGTTCCTATTGACTCAGGGGCCATAGATGGGGCCCCCATCGATGGAGCCCCTCTGGATGACCTTGATGGTGTTCCTATCAAACCTATGGAGGAGGACATAGATGGAGTACCCT TAGATCAGTCCAAGGAGGCAACCTTCAAGGTTGCGCCATCCAAATGGGAAGCAGTGGATGAATCAGAGTTAGAAGCACAAG CTGTGACAACCTCAAAATGGGAAATATTTGAGCAgccagaggaaacaaaaaa ggatgaggaggagagtgatgatgatgacaagaGCCCCCGTTCAGAGGATCCTCAGAGTTACTCAAACCCCATCAGAGATGATACCGACGTTAAAGCCAAGATCTCTGAAATGAATGAGGAGAAACGAACCAAGCTGAGAGAGATAGAG GTTAAAGTCATGAAGTTCCAGGATGAGCTGGAGTCTGGGAAAAGACCCAAGAAGCCTGGCCAGAGTATTCAGGAGCAGGTGGAGCACTACAGGGACAAGCTATTACAAAAG gaaaaagaaaaggagaaacttgaaagggagaaagagagggagaaaaaggagaaggagaaaactGAGGCCCGTTTGAAAGACctgaagaaggaaaaagaaaaggaagacacaCCGACCAGAAAAGAGAG GAAACGGCGTCACAGTGGGTCACCTAGCCCATCCCGGAGTAGCAGCAGACGAGGGCGTTCACCTTCACCCCGCTCAGAACGTTCGGAAAGATCAGAACGGTCCGATCGCTCCTACTCTAAAGATGTGTCCTCCCGCTCCTCCCATAAAGACTCTCCCCGCTCCAGCAACAAAAAGTCCTCCAAGAG ATCTCCCTCATCGCCTCGCACACCCAAACGGTCCAGGAGGTCACGCTCCAGGACGCCCAAGAAATCAGCTAAGAAATCCCGCTCCAAATCTAGGTCGCCTCACCGGTCCCACAAGAAATCAAAGAAGAGCAAACACTGA
- the u2surp gene encoding U2 snRNP-associated SURP motif-containing protein isoform X1 — MADRTSAGSQKASAKALLESKLKSFSIGKMAVAKRTLSKKEQDEIKKKEDERAAAEIYEEFLAAFEGGGEGKVKAFVRGGIANATKEEAAADDKRGKLYKPKSRFETQTKSFLPLETPPQFLAVDKRHPPKKGNEKEKKKSNLELFKEELKQIQEERDERHKMKGRVSRFEPLSGMDGRRSSDGSSRRNRPSSVLDDSAPGSHDVGDPSTTNLYLGNINPQMNEEMLCQEFGRYGPLASVKIMWPRTDEERARERNCGFVAFMNRRDAERALKNLNGKMIMNFEMKLGWGKGVPIPPHPIYIPPSMMEHTLPPPPSGLPFNAQPRERLKNPNAALLPPPKNKEEFDKTLSQAIVKVVIPTERNLLSLIHRMIEFVVREGPMFEAMIMNREINNPMYRFLFENQSPAHVYYRWKLYSILQGEAPAKWRTEDFRMFKNGSLWRPPPLNPYLHGPYDDGDEEEEEEEASKKGCLKEEERDKLEEILRGLTPRKGDIAEAMLFCLSHAEAAEEIVECITESLSILKTPLPKKIARLYLVSDVLYNSSAKVANASYYRKYFETKLCQIFSDLNATYKTIQGHLQCENFKQRVMSCFRAWEDWAVYPDPFLIKLQNIFLGLVNLSADKESPGLIVEAEPAEDIDGAPIGEYVDGAPLEDVDGVPIDSGAIDGAPIDGAPLDDLDGVPIKPMEEDIDGVPLDQSKEATFKVAPSKWEAVDESELEAQAVTTSKWEIFEQPEETKKDEEESDDDDKSPRSEDPQSYSNPIRDDTDVKAKISEMNEEKRTKLREIEVKVMKFQDELESGKRPKKPGQSIQEQVEHYRDKLLQKEKEKEKLEREKEREKKEKEKTEARLKDLKKEKEKEDTPTRKERRVEPLVDRKRRHSGSPSPSRSSSRRGRSPSPRSERSERSERSDRSYSKDVSSRSSHKDSPRSSNKKSSKRSPSSPRTPKRSRRSRSRTPKKSAKKSRSKSRSPHRSHKKSKKSKH; from the exons ATGGCGGACCGAACGTCTGCTGGCTCTCAAAAAGCTAGCGCTAAG GCGCTGCTTGAGAGCAAACTCAAGTCTTTCAGCATTGGTAAAATGGCAGTTGCAAAGAGAACCCTGAGCAAAAAGGAGCaagatgaaataaagaaaaag gaGGATGAGCGGGCGGCTGCAGAGATTTATGAGGAGTTCCTTGCTGCTTttgagggaggtggagagggcaAGGTGAAGGCGTTCGTCCGTGGTGGTATTGCAAATGCAACAAAAG aggaggctgctgctgatgaCAAGAGGGGGAAGCTGTACAAGCCCAAGTCCCGTTTTGAAACCCAAACCAAGAGCTTCTTACCGTTGGAAACCCCTCCCCAGTTTTTAGCAGTAGATAAAAGACAT CCTCCGAAGAAAggcaatgaaaaagaaaagaagaagagtaACCTGGAGCTCTTCAAAGAAGAACTTAAACA AATACAGGAAGAAAGGGATGAAAGGCACAAGATGAAAGGACGCGTCAGTCGCTTTGAACCTCTCTCTGGAATGGATGGAAGACGATCGT CGGATGGTTCTTCAAGAAGAAACCGTCCGTCCAGTG tttTAGATGACTCTGCGCCAGGTTCCCATGATGTTGGAGACCCATCCACTACTAACTTGTATCTCGGAAACATCAATCCCCAG ATGAATGAGGAGATGCTGTGTCAAGAGTTTGGCCGTTATGGCCCACTGGCCAGTGTGAAGATCATGTGGCCAAGGACGGACGAGGAGAGGGCTCGGGAGAGGAACTGTGGCTTTGTGGCCTTCATGAACAGGAGGGATGCTGAGCGAGCACTCAAGAATCTAAATG GAAAGATGATAATGAACTTTGAGATGAAGCTGGGATGGGGCAAAGGTGTGCCCATTCCTCCACACCCCATCTACATCCCTCCTTCCATGATGGAGCAcacactccccccacccccctctggCCTGCCCTTCAACGCCCAGCCCCGTGAGAGGCTGAAGAACCCCAATGCTGCCCTGCTTCCTCCGCCCAAAAACAAGGAGGAGTTTGACAAG ACTCTGTCGCAAGCCATAGTCAAAGTGGTTATCCCAACAGAAAG gaatttgctctctctcatccaccgAATGATCGAGTTTGTGGTGCGTGAGGGCCCAATGTTTGAAGCCATGATAATGAACAGAGAAATCAACAATCCCATGTACAG atttttatttgaaaaccaGAGTCCAGCACACGTGTACTACCGATGGAAACTCTACTCCATACTACAG GGTGAAGCACCAGCCAAATGGCGAACAGAGGACTTCAGGATGTTTAAGAACGGTTCTTTGTGGCGTCCCCCTCCCCTCAATCCTTACCTCCACGGCCCttatgatgatggtgatgaggaggaggaagaggaggaggccagTAAGAAAGGCTGCTTGAAAGAAGA AGAGCGGGATAAACTGGAGGAGATTCTGCGAGGCTTGACTCCCAGGAAGGGAGACATAGCTGAAGCAATGCTGTTCTGTCTCAGCCACGCTGAGGCTGCTGAGGAGATTGTGGAGTGCATCACAGAGTCCCTCTCCATTCTCAAGACCCCTCTCCCCAAGAAG ATTGCACGGTTATATCTAGTTTCTGATGTGCTGTACAACTCTTCTGCCAAAGTTGCTAACGCGTCTTACTACAGAAAATA TTTTGAGACCAAGCTCTGCCAGATCTTCTCAGACCTCAACGCGACATACAAAACGATACAGGGTCATCTTCAGTGTGAGAACTTTAAG CAACGGGTGATGTCATGTTTCCGGGCGTGGGAGGATTGGGCAGTGTACCCAGACCCCTTCCTTATCAAACTGCAGAACATCTTTCTAGGCCTGGTCAACCTCTCAGCAGACAAAGAGTCTCCTGGGCTCATAGTGGAG GCTGAGCCAGCAGAGGACATTGATGGGGCTCCTATTGGGGAGTATGTTGATGGGGCTCCACTGGAGGATGTGGACGGAGTTCCTATTGACTCAGGGGCCATAGATGGGGCCCCCATCGATGGAGCCCCTCTGGATGACCTTGATGGTGTTCCTATCAAACCTATGGAGGAGGACATAGATGGAGTACCCT TAGATCAGTCCAAGGAGGCAACCTTCAAGGTTGCGCCATCCAAATGGGAAGCAGTGGATGAATCAGAGTTAGAAGCACAAG CTGTGACAACCTCAAAATGGGAAATATTTGAGCAgccagaggaaacaaaaaa ggatgaggaggagagtgatgatgatgacaagaGCCCCCGTTCAGAGGATCCTCAGAGTTACTCAAACCCCATCAGAGATGATACCGACGTTAAAGCCAAGATCTCTGAAATGAATGAGGAGAAACGAACCAAGCTGAGAGAGATAGAG GTTAAAGTCATGAAGTTCCAGGATGAGCTGGAGTCTGGGAAAAGACCCAAGAAGCCTGGCCAGAGTATTCAGGAGCAGGTGGAGCACTACAGGGACAAGCTATTACAAAAG gaaaaagaaaaggagaaacttgaaagggagaaagagagggagaaaaaggagaaggagaaaactGAGGCCCGTTTGAAAGACctgaagaaggaaaaagaaaaggaagacacaCCGACCAGAAAAGAGAG ACGTGTTGAACCTCTGGTTGATAGGAAACGGCGTCACAGTGGGTCACCTAGCCCATCCCGGAGTAGCAGCAGACGAGGGCGTTCACCTTCACCCCGCTCAGAACGTTCGGAAAGATCAGAACGGTCCGATCGCTCCTACTCTAAAGATGTGTCCTCCCGCTCCTCCCATAAAGACTCTCCCCGCTCCAGCAACAAAAAGTCCTCCAAGAG ATCTCCCTCATCGCCTCGCACACCCAAACGGTCCAGGAGGTCACGCTCCAGGACGCCCAAGAAATCAGCTAAGAAATCCCGCTCCAAATCTAGGTCGCCTCACCGGTCCCACAAGAAATCAAAGAAGAGCAAACACTGA
- the u2surp gene encoding U2 snRNP-associated SURP motif-containing protein isoform X4, translated as MLPCFLRPKTRRSLTRNLLSLIHRMIEFVVREGPMFEAMIMNREINNPMYRFLFENQSPAHVYYRWKLYSILQGEAPAKWRTEDFRMFKNGSLWRPPPLNPYLHGPYDDGDEEEEEEEASKKGCLKEEERDKLEEILRGLTPRKGDIAEAMLFCLSHAEAAEEIVECITESLSILKTPLPKKIARLYLVSDVLYNSSAKVANASYYRKYFETKLCQIFSDLNATYKTIQGHLQCENFKQRVMSCFRAWEDWAVYPDPFLIKLQNIFLGLVNLSADKESPGLIVEAEPAEDIDGAPIGEYVDGAPLEDVDGVPIDSGAIDGAPIDGAPLDDLDGVPIKPMEEDIDGVPLDQSKEATFKVAPSKWEAVDESELEAQAVTTSKWEIFEQPEETKKDEEESDDDDKSPRSEDPQSYSNPIRDDTDVKAKISEMNEEKRTKLREIEVKVMKFQDELESGKRPKKPGQSIQEQVEHYRDKLLQKEKEKEKLEREKEREKKEKEKTEARLKDLKKEKEKEDTPTRKERKRRHSGSPSPSRSSSRRGRSPSPRSERSERSERSDRSYSKDVSSRSSHKDSPRSSNKKSSKRSPSSPRTPKRSRRSRSRTPKKSAKKSRSKSRSPHRSHKKSKKSKH; from the exons ATGCTGCCCTGCTTCCTCCGCCCAAAAACAAGGAGGAGTTTGACAAG gaatttgctctctctcatccaccgAATGATCGAGTTTGTGGTGCGTGAGGGCCCAATGTTTGAAGCCATGATAATGAACAGAGAAATCAACAATCCCATGTACAG atttttatttgaaaaccaGAGTCCAGCACACGTGTACTACCGATGGAAACTCTACTCCATACTACAG GGTGAAGCACCAGCCAAATGGCGAACAGAGGACTTCAGGATGTTTAAGAACGGTTCTTTGTGGCGTCCCCCTCCCCTCAATCCTTACCTCCACGGCCCttatgatgatggtgatgaggaggaggaagaggaggaggccagTAAGAAAGGCTGCTTGAAAGAAGA AGAGCGGGATAAACTGGAGGAGATTCTGCGAGGCTTGACTCCCAGGAAGGGAGACATAGCTGAAGCAATGCTGTTCTGTCTCAGCCACGCTGAGGCTGCTGAGGAGATTGTGGAGTGCATCACAGAGTCCCTCTCCATTCTCAAGACCCCTCTCCCCAAGAAG ATTGCACGGTTATATCTAGTTTCTGATGTGCTGTACAACTCTTCTGCCAAAGTTGCTAACGCGTCTTACTACAGAAAATA TTTTGAGACCAAGCTCTGCCAGATCTTCTCAGACCTCAACGCGACATACAAAACGATACAGGGTCATCTTCAGTGTGAGAACTTTAAG CAACGGGTGATGTCATGTTTCCGGGCGTGGGAGGATTGGGCAGTGTACCCAGACCCCTTCCTTATCAAACTGCAGAACATCTTTCTAGGCCTGGTCAACCTCTCAGCAGACAAAGAGTCTCCTGGGCTCATAGTGGAG GCTGAGCCAGCAGAGGACATTGATGGGGCTCCTATTGGGGAGTATGTTGATGGGGCTCCACTGGAGGATGTGGACGGAGTTCCTATTGACTCAGGGGCCATAGATGGGGCCCCCATCGATGGAGCCCCTCTGGATGACCTTGATGGTGTTCCTATCAAACCTATGGAGGAGGACATAGATGGAGTACCCT TAGATCAGTCCAAGGAGGCAACCTTCAAGGTTGCGCCATCCAAATGGGAAGCAGTGGATGAATCAGAGTTAGAAGCACAAG CTGTGACAACCTCAAAATGGGAAATATTTGAGCAgccagaggaaacaaaaaa ggatgaggaggagagtgatgatgatgacaagaGCCCCCGTTCAGAGGATCCTCAGAGTTACTCAAACCCCATCAGAGATGATACCGACGTTAAAGCCAAGATCTCTGAAATGAATGAGGAGAAACGAACCAAGCTGAGAGAGATAGAG GTTAAAGTCATGAAGTTCCAGGATGAGCTGGAGTCTGGGAAAAGACCCAAGAAGCCTGGCCAGAGTATTCAGGAGCAGGTGGAGCACTACAGGGACAAGCTATTACAAAAG gaaaaagaaaaggagaaacttgaaagggagaaagagagggagaaaaaggagaaggagaaaactGAGGCCCGTTTGAAAGACctgaagaaggaaaaagaaaaggaagacacaCCGACCAGAAAAGAGAG GAAACGGCGTCACAGTGGGTCACCTAGCCCATCCCGGAGTAGCAGCAGACGAGGGCGTTCACCTTCACCCCGCTCAGAACGTTCGGAAAGATCAGAACGGTCCGATCGCTCCTACTCTAAAGATGTGTCCTCCCGCTCCTCCCATAAAGACTCTCCCCGCTCCAGCAACAAAAAGTCCTCCAAGAG ATCTCCCTCATCGCCTCGCACACCCAAACGGTCCAGGAGGTCACGCTCCAGGACGCCCAAGAAATCAGCTAAGAAATCCCGCTCCAAATCTAGGTCGCCTCACCGGTCCCACAAGAAATCAAAGAAGAGCAAACACTGA
- the u2surp gene encoding U2 snRNP-associated SURP motif-containing protein isoform X3, with protein MADRTSAGSQKASAKALLESKLKSFSIGKMAVAKRTLSKKEQDEIKKKEDERAAAEIYEEFLAAFEGGGEGKVKAFVRGGIANATKEEAAADDKRGKLYKPKSRFETQTKSFLPLETPPQFLAVDKRHPPKKGNEKEKKKSNLELFKEELKQIQEERDERHKMKGRVSRFEPLSGMDGRRSFLDDSAPGSHDVGDPSTTNLYLGNINPQMNEEMLCQEFGRYGPLASVKIMWPRTDEERARERNCGFVAFMNRRDAERALKNLNGKMIMNFEMKLGWGKGVPIPPHPIYIPPSMMEHTLPPPPSGLPFNAQPRERLKNPNAALLPPPKNKEEFDKTLSQAIVKVVIPTERNLLSLIHRMIEFVVREGPMFEAMIMNREINNPMYRFLFENQSPAHVYYRWKLYSILQGEAPAKWRTEDFRMFKNGSLWRPPPLNPYLHGPYDDGDEEEEEEEASKKGCLKEEERDKLEEILRGLTPRKGDIAEAMLFCLSHAEAAEEIVECITESLSILKTPLPKKIARLYLVSDVLYNSSAKVANASYYRKYFETKLCQIFSDLNATYKTIQGHLQCENFKQRVMSCFRAWEDWAVYPDPFLIKLQNIFLGLVNLSADKESPGLIVEAEPAEDIDGAPIGEYVDGAPLEDVDGVPIDSGAIDGAPIDGAPLDDLDGVPIKPMEEDIDGVPLDQSKEATFKVAPSKWEAVDESELEAQAVTTSKWEIFEQPEETKKDEEESDDDDKSPRSEDPQSYSNPIRDDTDVKAKISEMNEEKRTKLREIEVKVMKFQDELESGKRPKKPGQSIQEQVEHYRDKLLQKEKEKEKLEREKEREKKEKEKTEARLKDLKKEKEKEDTPTRKERRVEPLVDRKRRHSGSPSPSRSSSRRGRSPSPRSERSERSERSDRSYSKDVSSRSSHKDSPRSSNKKSSKRSPSSPRTPKRSRRSRSRTPKKSAKKSRSKSRSPHRSHKKSKKSKH; from the exons ATGGCGGACCGAACGTCTGCTGGCTCTCAAAAAGCTAGCGCTAAG GCGCTGCTTGAGAGCAAACTCAAGTCTTTCAGCATTGGTAAAATGGCAGTTGCAAAGAGAACCCTGAGCAAAAAGGAGCaagatgaaataaagaaaaag gaGGATGAGCGGGCGGCTGCAGAGATTTATGAGGAGTTCCTTGCTGCTTttgagggaggtggagagggcaAGGTGAAGGCGTTCGTCCGTGGTGGTATTGCAAATGCAACAAAAG aggaggctgctgctgatgaCAAGAGGGGGAAGCTGTACAAGCCCAAGTCCCGTTTTGAAACCCAAACCAAGAGCTTCTTACCGTTGGAAACCCCTCCCCAGTTTTTAGCAGTAGATAAAAGACAT CCTCCGAAGAAAggcaatgaaaaagaaaagaagaagagtaACCTGGAGCTCTTCAAAGAAGAACTTAAACA AATACAGGAAGAAAGGGATGAAAGGCACAAGATGAAAGGACGCGTCAGTCGCTTTGAACCTCTCTCTGGAATGGATGGAAGACGATCGT tttTAGATGACTCTGCGCCAGGTTCCCATGATGTTGGAGACCCATCCACTACTAACTTGTATCTCGGAAACATCAATCCCCAG ATGAATGAGGAGATGCTGTGTCAAGAGTTTGGCCGTTATGGCCCACTGGCCAGTGTGAAGATCATGTGGCCAAGGACGGACGAGGAGAGGGCTCGGGAGAGGAACTGTGGCTTTGTGGCCTTCATGAACAGGAGGGATGCTGAGCGAGCACTCAAGAATCTAAATG GAAAGATGATAATGAACTTTGAGATGAAGCTGGGATGGGGCAAAGGTGTGCCCATTCCTCCACACCCCATCTACATCCCTCCTTCCATGATGGAGCAcacactccccccacccccctctggCCTGCCCTTCAACGCCCAGCCCCGTGAGAGGCTGAAGAACCCCAATGCTGCCCTGCTTCCTCCGCCCAAAAACAAGGAGGAGTTTGACAAG ACTCTGTCGCAAGCCATAGTCAAAGTGGTTATCCCAACAGAAAG gaatttgctctctctcatccaccgAATGATCGAGTTTGTGGTGCGTGAGGGCCCAATGTTTGAAGCCATGATAATGAACAGAGAAATCAACAATCCCATGTACAG atttttatttgaaaaccaGAGTCCAGCACACGTGTACTACCGATGGAAACTCTACTCCATACTACAG GGTGAAGCACCAGCCAAATGGCGAACAGAGGACTTCAGGATGTTTAAGAACGGTTCTTTGTGGCGTCCCCCTCCCCTCAATCCTTACCTCCACGGCCCttatgatgatggtgatgaggaggaggaagaggaggaggccagTAAGAAAGGCTGCTTGAAAGAAGA AGAGCGGGATAAACTGGAGGAGATTCTGCGAGGCTTGACTCCCAGGAAGGGAGACATAGCTGAAGCAATGCTGTTCTGTCTCAGCCACGCTGAGGCTGCTGAGGAGATTGTGGAGTGCATCACAGAGTCCCTCTCCATTCTCAAGACCCCTCTCCCCAAGAAG ATTGCACGGTTATATCTAGTTTCTGATGTGCTGTACAACTCTTCTGCCAAAGTTGCTAACGCGTCTTACTACAGAAAATA TTTTGAGACCAAGCTCTGCCAGATCTTCTCAGACCTCAACGCGACATACAAAACGATACAGGGTCATCTTCAGTGTGAGAACTTTAAG CAACGGGTGATGTCATGTTTCCGGGCGTGGGAGGATTGGGCAGTGTACCCAGACCCCTTCCTTATCAAACTGCAGAACATCTTTCTAGGCCTGGTCAACCTCTCAGCAGACAAAGAGTCTCCTGGGCTCATAGTGGAG GCTGAGCCAGCAGAGGACATTGATGGGGCTCCTATTGGGGAGTATGTTGATGGGGCTCCACTGGAGGATGTGGACGGAGTTCCTATTGACTCAGGGGCCATAGATGGGGCCCCCATCGATGGAGCCCCTCTGGATGACCTTGATGGTGTTCCTATCAAACCTATGGAGGAGGACATAGATGGAGTACCCT TAGATCAGTCCAAGGAGGCAACCTTCAAGGTTGCGCCATCCAAATGGGAAGCAGTGGATGAATCAGAGTTAGAAGCACAAG CTGTGACAACCTCAAAATGGGAAATATTTGAGCAgccagaggaaacaaaaaa ggatgaggaggagagtgatgatgatgacaagaGCCCCCGTTCAGAGGATCCTCAGAGTTACTCAAACCCCATCAGAGATGATACCGACGTTAAAGCCAAGATCTCTGAAATGAATGAGGAGAAACGAACCAAGCTGAGAGAGATAGAG GTTAAAGTCATGAAGTTCCAGGATGAGCTGGAGTCTGGGAAAAGACCCAAGAAGCCTGGCCAGAGTATTCAGGAGCAGGTGGAGCACTACAGGGACAAGCTATTACAAAAG gaaaaagaaaaggagaaacttgaaagggagaaagagagggagaaaaaggagaaggagaaaactGAGGCCCGTTTGAAAGACctgaagaaggaaaaagaaaaggaagacacaCCGACCAGAAAAGAGAG ACGTGTTGAACCTCTGGTTGATAGGAAACGGCGTCACAGTGGGTCACCTAGCCCATCCCGGAGTAGCAGCAGACGAGGGCGTTCACCTTCACCCCGCTCAGAACGTTCGGAAAGATCAGAACGGTCCGATCGCTCCTACTCTAAAGATGTGTCCTCCCGCTCCTCCCATAAAGACTCTCCCCGCTCCAGCAACAAAAAGTCCTCCAAGAG ATCTCCCTCATCGCCTCGCACACCCAAACGGTCCAGGAGGTCACGCTCCAGGACGCCCAAGAAATCAGCTAAGAAATCCCGCTCCAAATCTAGGTCGCCTCACCGGTCCCACAAGAAATCAAAGAAGAGCAAACACTGA